From Microbacterium pseudoresistens, the proteins below share one genomic window:
- a CDS encoding aminotransferase class IV — MQRRFALMISPVAADDERDDFDDTFTTVDASAPALSVGELSTQRGDGVFESIGVVDGHAQEAEAHVHRLAHSAMLCDLPGPNAAQWRRAIEVAAAQCAPGEAVIKLILSRGVEHGPTPTAWATAAPAGDFAAARRDGVRVVTLDRGYDSGASERAPWLLLGAKTLSYAVNMAALREAHRRGADDAIFVSSDGIVLEAPTASLILRRGDTFTTPAPTGGILHGTTQLSVFEYLAAEGFRTAYETIPVAGLATADAAWLVSSLRLAAPIRAIDGAALPVDGGITASLNRYLLSPRN; from the coding sequence ATGCAACGGCGCTTCGCTCTCATGATCTCTCCGGTGGCCGCCGACGACGAGCGCGACGACTTCGATGACACCTTCACGACCGTGGATGCCTCGGCCCCCGCCCTCAGCGTGGGCGAGCTGAGCACGCAGCGCGGCGACGGGGTGTTCGAATCGATCGGTGTCGTCGACGGTCACGCGCAGGAGGCGGAGGCGCACGTGCACCGCCTGGCGCACTCCGCGATGCTCTGCGACCTGCCCGGGCCCAACGCCGCGCAGTGGCGCCGGGCGATCGAGGTCGCCGCGGCGCAATGCGCGCCGGGCGAGGCGGTCATCAAGCTCATCCTCAGCCGCGGTGTGGAGCACGGCCCGACTCCCACGGCCTGGGCCACGGCGGCGCCGGCCGGCGACTTCGCCGCGGCACGACGAGACGGCGTGCGGGTGGTGACCCTGGATCGCGGCTACGACAGCGGCGCATCCGAACGCGCACCGTGGCTGCTGCTGGGCGCGAAGACCCTGTCGTACGCGGTGAACATGGCTGCGCTGCGCGAGGCGCACCGGCGCGGCGCCGACGACGCGATCTTCGTCTCCAGCGACGGCATCGTGCTCGAGGCGCCCACGGCATCCCTCATCCTGCGCCGCGGCGACACGTTCACGACCCCGGCGCCGACGGGCGGCATCTTGCACGGCACGACCCAGCTCAGCGTCTTCGAGTACCTGGCGGCGGAGGGGTTCCGCACCGCGTACGAGACCATCCCCGTGGCAGGGCTCGCCACCGCGGATGCGGCCTGGCTGGTCTCAAGCCTGCGCCTGGCCGCTCCGATCCGGGCGATCGACGGCGCGGCGCTCCCCGTGGACGGAGGGATCACCGCATCCCTCAACCGGTATCTGCTCTCCCCGCGGAACTGA
- the pstB gene encoding phosphate ABC transporter ATP-binding protein PstB, producing the protein MSKSIEVNDLNVYYGDFLAVEGVSLEIEPRSVTAFIGPSGCGKSTFLRTLNRMHEVIPGARVQGEVLLDGKDLYGADVDPVLVRRQVGMVFQRPNPFPTMSIKENVLAGVKLNNTRMSKSDQDALVEKALTGANLWNEVKDRLDRPGSGLSGGQQQRLCIARAIAVSPEVILMDEPCSALDPISTYAIEELIGELKNEYTVVIVTHNMQQASRVSEKTAFFNIAGSGKPGKLIEYDDTATIFTTPAMQATEDYVSGRFG; encoded by the coding sequence GTGTCCAAGAGCATCGAAGTCAACGACCTCAACGTCTACTACGGCGACTTCCTCGCCGTCGAGGGGGTCTCGCTCGAGATCGAGCCGCGCAGCGTCACCGCCTTCATCGGTCCGTCGGGATGCGGAAAGTCGACCTTCCTGCGCACCCTCAACCGGATGCACGAGGTGATCCCCGGCGCCCGCGTGCAGGGTGAGGTGCTGCTGGACGGCAAGGACCTCTACGGCGCCGACGTCGATCCCGTGCTCGTGCGTCGCCAGGTGGGCATGGTGTTCCAGCGGCCCAACCCGTTCCCCACCATGTCGATCAAGGAGAACGTGCTGGCGGGCGTGAAGCTCAACAACACCCGCATGTCGAAGTCGGATCAGGATGCCCTCGTCGAGAAGGCGCTCACCGGCGCCAACCTGTGGAACGAGGTCAAGGACCGCCTCGATCGGCCGGGCTCGGGCCTCTCGGGCGGCCAGCAGCAGCGCCTGTGCATCGCGCGGGCCATCGCCGTCTCGCCGGAGGTGATCCTCATGGACGAGCCGTGCTCGGCACTCGACCCCATCTCGACGTACGCGATCGAGGAGCTCATCGGCGAGCTGAAGAACGAGTACACGGTGGTGATCGTCACGCACAACATGCAGCAGGCGAGCCGCGTGTCCGAGAAGACGGCGTTCTTCAACATCGCCGGCAGCGGCAAGCCCGGCAAGCTCATCGAGTACGACGACACCGCCACGATCTTCACCACCCCCGCCATGCAGGCCACCGAGGACTACGTCTCCGGCCGCTTCGGGTGA